In Levilactobacillus brevis, the genomic window CCGGGAACCAGCGGCATGACACTCCCGATAATGATATCATCAACGCTATTTCCCAATCCCAGGTGAACTGACCAGATTGCCAGCACACCAATGGTCGCCGCCGCCGCGAATTCGGAGAGAAACCGAATCTGAATGAACTTACTTAAGAGATAAAAGACCAGCCACCCCACGGTTCCCACGATACAGGTAATCCAGAAGTCATGGAGGTTGTGTCGAAAGACCACTTCCAACGGCCCACTAACCATGGCTGCCGCCAAAAGTTGAAGCCAGAACGGAAAGTATTTGGTTGATTTGTCCAAGTGGTCCAGCTGATTAGCGAACTGCTGCAGCGTAATCTTATGCGCCGCAAATTGCCGCGAGAGATCGTTGACCACGGAGATCTTCTCCAAGTCAAACGTCCGCCGCTTGACCGGTTCAATCTGCGCGCCGACCTCACCGTTGATCGCCATCAGAATGCCCGTGATCATCACGAAGAGTTGACTGGTCTTGGCCCCCGCATTGTGGGCAATCCGTTCCATGGTATCCTCGACCCGTTCCACCTCTGACCCATTTTCAATCATGATACGGCCAGCGGTTAAAGCTGTATGTAAAATTAATTGATCGCGTTTCTTCTGACTACTCATCTCAGTCCCTCCCGCCGGTTTTTCATTCATTATACGACAGTCAGTGGGGGTCTGGCAGTAACAATCTGGCGGATTGCGCAAATACTTAAGAATTCGGTGCCAATCCTGCCGTGAGACTCGGTTATTTTTGCTTGGACTGGTCACCTTACCGTTCGCCAAATTTGGTCTGAAACGCGGTGGGACGGACCGGAAAAAGCCAAAATTCTGTCTTTTCCCTCGATTTGAGCTGAAAGTCCGCGTCTCAAAGTCGCCAGTTTCCAAGCAACCCACTTGGAAACTCCCACGGCTGAGACCAAATTTGGCTCACTCACGGCTACTCGAGGCCGAACCAATTATTCAACAAAGCCCCTCCACACCAGCGATATTAGCGTAAAGTTCGTCACGTTCACCTACTGTACGAAAACAGTCGCTAACCCAAGCTCTCACCCGCTATCCCTCCGCGTAAAAGCACGAAAAAAGCGGCAGCTCAACACTACCGCCTTTCATTATTTATTTGATAAAGATGTAGTGCGCCGCCTTGTAGCTGACAATCAGCTCGGCATCATCGGTTAAGTTCTGTACGGTCACCGGCCCCTCGAATGGGTCGTGCTTGATGATTCGCAACTGGTCGCCAATGTCTAACTTCAGGTCGCCCAGATACGTCAGCAAATCACGGTTATCAATGAACCGGTCCACCGTGACCACCGAACCATCCTTCGCGTCATTCAAGACGGTGTGGCTATCTTCGTGGTAATGGCCATACCGGTCAGGGATCACACCACCGTGTGGACAATGCGTGGGATGGCCCAGCATGTCATCCAGCGAATTAATTAATTTAGGACTCGTCACGTGCTCCAACACTTCGGCTTCTTCGTGGACGTCCGGTAAACCATAACCTAATTTCTCCACCAAAAAGTCTTCCCAGATCCGGTGTTTACGCACCAGATCTTCGGCCAGACGAATCCCCTTGTTGGTCAGGGAAATCCCGGCGTAGGGCGTGTGTTCGGCCAAGCCCTCTGCTGTCATCTTGTTCACCATTTCGGTTACCGATCCGGCAGCAATATTCAAGCTGATGGCGATTTGCTTATTGGATACTTTCTTCTGCTTACCACCCAGCTCAAAAATAATTTTTAAATAATCCTCCTTCATCGGAGTCATCACTGTTCACCTCATCTAAATTAGATACCAACGTTACGTAATCGACTGTTCCTACTCGTGACGCCAATCGTTCTGATCATAAAATAAGGACTCGTGTTCTCCCCGATGACACTCCGCCTGAATCGTCACATGATTTACATTATACTTCTGACAGAGCAACGTTTCAATCTGTCGGTAAATGGGTTCGACCTGCGCCAGCGGTAAATTAGGCATATTGACGTGCACGGAAAAAATAATATTGTGCTCGTCAATCTGCCAGGCATGGAGGTGATGAACCCCCGCGACCTCCGGCAACTGTTCTAAATCGCGGGCAATCGCCTCATAATCTAAGTCCGGCGACGCCTCCATCAAGATGCCCAGTGTTTGCTTAATAATCGGCCACGATTCCCAGGCAATGTAACCGCCCACTAGAATCGTAATCAACGGGTCGACCCACTCCACGTGCCAGAACGTAAT contains:
- a CDS encoding metal-dependent transcriptional regulator — its product is MTPMKEDYLKIIFELGGKQKKVSNKQIAISLNIAAGSVTEMVNKMTAEGLAEHTPYAGISLTNKGIRLAEDLVRKHRIWEDFLVEKLGYGLPDVHEEAEVLEHVTSPKLINSLDDMLGHPTHCPHGGVIPDRYGHYHEDSHTVLNDAKDGSVVTVDRFIDNRDLLTYLGDLKLDIGDQLRIIKHDPFEGPVTVQNLTDDAELIVSYKAAHYIFIK
- a CDS encoding threonine/serine exporter family protein; this translates as MSSQKKRDQLILHTALTAGRIMIENGSEVERVEDTMERIAHNAGAKTSQLFVMITGILMAINGEVGAQIEPVKRRTFDLEKISVVNDLSRQFAAHKITLQQFANQLDHLDKSTKYFPFWLQLLAAAMVSGPLEVVFRHNLHDFWITCIVGTVGWLVFYLLSKFIQIRFLSEFAAAATIGVLAIWSVHLGLGNSVDDIIIGSVMPLVPGVPITNSVRDILAGNLVSGPARGVEALVSAAAIGFGIAMVLQFL